Genomic DNA from SAR202 cluster bacterium:
GCCAGGCGGAGGTGTTCCACGTACGGCGGTGGAACGAGCCGGTGGGATTTGAGGCCAACCGGTTAAAGACGCTGGAGAGCCGCGAGTCGTCAGGGATGGCGCTGCGGCTTATCAAGGACGGGCGCGTCGGATTCTCGTCCACGTCGCAGGAGGGCGGGGCAAAGCGGCTGGTGGAGGACGCGCTGGAGACGGCGCCTTTTGGACCGACGGCGGCCTTTGATTTTCCGAAACGGAAGAGGTTCACACGCATCGACACCTACGACCCGTCGGTGGAGAAGCACCCGATGGAGTCGATGGTCAACCTCGGGCAGACGATGATCGACCGGGCGAGGGAGCACGAGAAGGAGCTGCTGTGCGACGCCGGAGTGAGCAGGGATGTCAGCACCCTGACACTGATGAACACCAACGGGGGTTATGCCCAGTACAGCACCAGCGTATTTTCGGTGGGAGTAGGCGGGACGCTGATTCGAGGGACGGACATGCTGTTTTTGTGGGAGGGGAAGAGCGCCTGCAACCCCATCACCGACTACCAGCCGCTGGTGGACGGGCTGATACAGCAGTTGGAATGGGGCAGAGACATAGCGTCGCCGGCTAATGGCGTGGTCGAGGCGGTGTTTACGCCCCGGGGTGTGTCGTCGGCGCTGCTGTCGCCGCTGATGGCGGGGTTCAACGGCAAGCTGGTGCTGCAAGGGTCGTCGCCGCTGGTGGGGAAGCTGGGGCAGCAACTTTTGGACGAGAGGATCAGCCTGTGGGACCAGCCCGACCTCCCCTTTGTCCCAGGCAGCCGCATGTGCGATGATGAAGGCGTGCCCAGCAAAGCTATGCCCCTCATCGACAAAGGCGTGATATCGAACTTCCTGT
This window encodes:
- a CDS encoding TldD/PmbA family protein, which produces MAADKNTDKKMIEEVLERAKKVSSQAEVFHVRRWNEPVGFEANRLKTLESRESSGMALRLIKDGRVGFSSTSQEGGAKRLVEDALETAPFGPTAAFDFPKRKRFTRIDTYDPSVEKHPMESMVNLGQTMIDRAREHEKELLCDAGVSRDVSTLTLMNTNGGYAQYSTSVFSVGVGGTLIRGTDMLFLWEGKSACNPITDYQPLVDGLIQQLEWGRDIASPANGVVEAVFTPRGVSSALLSPLMAGFNGKLVLQGSSPLVGKLGQQLLDERISLWDQPDLPFVPGSRMCDDEGVPSKAMPLIDKGVISNFLYDLQTAGQAKTHSTGNAHRGLGSLPSPGVSVTVVSEGEASFEDMVSSIKDGIVVERLLGAGQSNILGGDFNANVLLGYRIENGKITGRLKNTVINGNVYTVLKKVQAVGKDARWVGGSLKTPSIYCAGVSAATRG